In Ornithorhynchus anatinus isolate Pmale09 chromosome 17, mOrnAna1.pri.v4, whole genome shotgun sequence, the following proteins share a genomic window:
- the OLIG2 gene encoding oligodendrocyte transcription factor 2, translating to MDSDGSLGSSRPSSPEPDGPFPSARTKGVGGAVSSSTPSECPSEQLGPAMGAAGLLRPADKLGGGGKSSSSSSSSTSSSTSSSTSSSTSAAAAAKKDKKQMSEPELQQLRLKINSRERKRMHDLNIAMDGLREVMPYAHGPSVRKLSKIATLLLARNYILMLTNSLEEMKRLVSEIYGHGHHHHHHHPQPPPPPPPPPPPPPAPPAPHHHHHHHHAAFHPAAGPPGAPHPPHGPHPAALAAAAAAAAAAVSGAALPGPGALTLRPAPHGLLKGPAGAGAGGAGAGAGGAGTGAGGAGAGAGAGAGAGAGGFPHWGGLPCPCSLCQGPPAHHHVAGLTRLASDAK from the coding sequence atGGATTCGGACGGCAGCCTGGGGTCCAGCCGCCCCTCGTCCCCGGAGCCCGACGGGCCCTTCCCGTCGGCGAGGACCAAGGGGGTGGGCGGCGCCgtgtcctcctccacccccagcgaGTGCCCGTCGGAGCAGCTGGGCCCCGCCATGGGCGCGGCGGGCCTGCTGCGCCCGGCCGACAAGCTCGGGGGCGGCGGCaagtcctcgtcgtcgtcgtcgtcgtccaccTCGTCGTCCACCTCGTCGTCCACCTCGTCGTCcacctcggcggcggcggcggccaagaAGGACAAGAAGCAGATGTCGGAGccggagctgcagcagctgcGGCTGAAGATCAACAGCCGCGAGCGCAAGCGGATGCACGACCTCAACATCGCCATGGACGGGCTGCGGGAGGTCATGCCCTACGCCCACGGGCCCTCCGTCCGCAAGCTCTCCAAGATCGCCACCCTCCTCCTGGCCCGCAACTACATCCTCATGCTCACcaactccctggaggagatgaagcGGCTGGTCAGCGAGATCTACGGCCAcggccaccaccaccatcaccatcacccgcagcccccgccgcccccgcccccgcccccgccgcccccgccggccccgccggccccgcaccatcaccaccaccaccaccacgccgCCTTCCACCCGGCGGCCGGCCCGCCCGGAGCCCCGCACCCGCCGCACGGCCCGCACCCGGCcgccctggccgccgccgccgccgccgccgccgccgccgtgtcCGGAGCGGCgctgcccgggcccggggccctgaCCCTCCGGCCGGCCCCGCACGGGCTGCTCaaggggccggccggggcgggggccggcggggccggggcgggggcgggcggggccgggacgggggccggaggggccggggccggggccggggcgggggccggggccggggcggggggcttcccgCACTGGGGCGGGCTGCCCTGCCCCTGCAGCCTGTGCCAGGGCCCCCCGGCGCATCACCACGTCGCCGGCCTCACCCGCCTCGCCTCCGACGCCAAgtga